The Coffea eugenioides isolate CCC68of chromosome 8, Ceug_1.0, whole genome shotgun sequence genome has a segment encoding these proteins:
- the LOC113779128 gene encoding protein ALP1-like, which produces MIWSYVKVHVLLRDQGRYRNRKNEIATNVLGVCPRDMRFTYVLPGWEGSAADGRVLRDALVRSDPLIVPKGKYFLVDAGYANSSGFLAPNRGVRYHLSEWSASGSKPQNFKELFNLRHSIARNVIERTFGLFKKRWAILRDASFFDVKTHVMIINACAILHNLIRVEQPNDPYLDEVDAEMRRVQHEVDDEDEMEDEDEENEMEDDGPNNDGGVNAVNENRIRTVQPTSEWTQFRNALARAMFIDYQIRQGHHGS; this is translated from the exons ATGATTTGGTCTTATGTTAAAGTACATGTTCTTCTTAGAGATCAAGGAAGATATAGGAATAGGAAGAATGAGATAGCAACAAATGTTTTAGGTGTATGCCCCCGTGACATGAGATTTACATATGTATTGCCTGGATGGGAAGGTTCTGCAGCAGATGGTAGAGTTCTACGGGATGCGTTAGTTAGATCAGATCCATTAATTGTTCCCAAGG GCAAGTACTTTCTTGTTGATGCGGGTTATGCAAATAGCTCCGGTTTCTTAGCTCCAAATAGGGGAGTTAGATATCATCTTAGCGAGTGGTCTGCTAGTGGGAGCAAGCCTCAAAATTTTAAAGAGTTATTCAACCTTCGACATTCAATTGCTCGAAATGTGATTGAAAGGACATTTGGTTTGTTCAAGAAGCGGTGGGCCATTTTGAGAGATGCATCTTTTTTTGATGTTAAGACTCATGTCATGATAATTAATGCATGTGCCATCCTTCATAATCTTATTCGAGTAGAACAACCAAATGACCCTTACTTGGATGAAGTTGATGCTGAGATGCGAAGAGTACAACATGAggttgatgatgaagatgaaatggAAGATGAAGATGAGGAAAATGAAATGGAAGATGATGGTCCAAATAATGATGGTGGTGTAAATGCTGTTAACGAGAATCGAATTCGAACAGTACAACCAACTAGCGAGTGGACACAATTTAGGAATGCTTTAGCACGAGCAATGTTTATTGACTATCAAATTAGACAAGGCCATCATGGAAGTTGA
- the LOC113781072 gene encoding probable calcium-binding protein CML18, which translates to MSSKEPVSLDDEQLAELREIFRSFDRNNDGSLTQLELGSLLRSLGLKPSPDQLETLIQKADRNNNGLVEFSEFIALVAPELLPAKSPYTEEQLKQLFRMFDRDGNGFITAAELAHSMAKLGHALTAEELTGMIKEADTDGDGRISFQEFSQAITSAAFDNSWS; encoded by the coding sequence ATGAGCAGTAAAGAGCCAGTAAGTTTGGATGATGAGCAATTAGCAGAGCTTCGAGAAATCTTCCGATCATTCGACAGAAACAACGATGGAAGCCTCACGCAGTTAGAGCTAGGATCGCTGTTGAGATCGCTAGGCCTAAAACCAAGCCCTGATCAGCTTGAAACTTTGATCCAAAAGGCTGACAGAAACAACAATGGTTTAGTTGAATTTTCAGAGTTTATTGCTTTAGTAGCGCCAGAACTTCTACCTGCCAAATCTCCGTACACGGAGGAGCAGTTGAAGCAGTTGTTCAGGATGTTTGACAGAGATGGCAATGGTTTTATTACTGCTGCAGAGTTGGCTCACTCCATGGCCAAGCTTGGACATGCCTTGACTGCTGAAGAGCTTACTGGGATGATTAAAGAAGCTGATACTGATGGAGATGGAAGGATTAGCTTTCAGGAGTTTTCGCAGGCGATTACTTCTGCTGCTTTTGATAATTCTTGGAGTTAA
- the LOC113781696 gene encoding plastoglobulin-1, chloroplastic has protein sequence MYATSTAISHHPPPSTPAKMSVLYHHSITLPFLPTPALKPQLPTLIFSIPPFLKKRHPTISPIYLSSSKYSYSYSDSSEPSKPNPSFSPQDDNDDEEPDRKPKTVTDEWGEKGEAEPEPPTKFSGPDPPGEEADDEWGGVGVKDDRYGNGSPGVEVDGESQKLRDLKRALVDTVYGTDFGFRASSELRAEAIELIAQLEAANPNPAPTESPELLDGNWVLLFTAFSELLPLLATGSLPLVKVEKISQSVNSSSLTIDNSTTISGPVASLSFSASAAFEVRSPSRIQVQFKEGTLNPPEIKSSIDLPEDVDIFGQKINLSPVQQSLNPLQNAVAGIGRAISGQPPLKIPIPGERAKSWLLITYLDKDLRISRGDGGLFVLAKEGSTLLDQ, from the exons ATGTACGCAACCAGCACCGCCATAAGCCACCACCCACCGCCATCGACCCCCGCAAAAATGTCTGTCCTCTACCACCACTCCATTACCCTCCCGTTCCTACCCACTCCAGCACTCAAACCCCAGCTTCCAACACTTATTTTCTCCATCCCGCCATTCCTCAAGAAACGCCACCCCACCATTTCCCCTATTTACTTGTCTTCCTCGAAATATTCTTATTCTTACAGCGACTCATCCGAACCCAGTAAACCCAATCCCTCTTTTTCTCCCCAAGACGACAACGACGACGAAGAACCCGATAGAAAACCCAAAACAGTTACAGACGAGTGGGGCGAGAAAGGGGAGGCCGAACCCGAACCACCGACGAAGTTTTCCGGCCCGGATCCTCCTGGAGAAGAAGCGGACGACGAGTGGGGCGGTGTTGGGGTTAAGGATGATAGGTATGGGAATGGGAGTCCTGGGGTTGAGGTTGATGGGGAGAGCCAGAAGCTTAGGGACTTGAAAAGAGCTCTCGTGGATACTGTCTACGGGACGGATTTCGGGTTTCGGGCTTCGTCCGAACTTCGGGCCGAGGCTATTGAGTTGATTGCCCAGCTGGAGGCTGCTAATCCCAATCCAGCTCCGACTGAGAGCCCGGAATTGCTTGATGGCAATTGGGTTCTGCT GTTTACTGCATTTTCTGAGCTGTTGCCTCTTCTGGCAACAGGCAGCTTACCACTGGTGAAGGTTGAGAAGATATCCCAATCAGTTAATTCTAGCAGCTTAACCATAGATAATTCCACCACAATATCAGGTCCTGTTGCCTCTCTCTCTTTTAGTGCCAGTGCTGCTTTTGAAGTGAGGAGTCCATCAAGAATACAGGTTCAATTTAAGGAAGGGACCCTGAATCCTCCCGAGATCAAGTCCAGTATAGATCTTCCAGAAGATGTTGATATTTTCGGGCAAAAAATCAATTTATCACCCGTGCAACAATCTCTGAATCCTTTGCAAAATGCTGTGGCTGGGATTGGACGTGCTATTTCCGGTCAGCCTCCTCTTAAGATTCCTATCCCTGGTGAGAGGGCAAAATCTTGGCTTCTTATCACATACCTTGACAAGGATCTCCGTATATCAAGGGGAGATGGTGGTCTATTTGTGCTGGCTAAGGAAGGGAGTACTCTTCTAGATCAGTAG
- the LOC113779943 gene encoding uncharacterized protein LOC113779943 produces the protein MVLWEMTLATAYFLGLRRTYRLALKIQRRLISPNYPRIRQFAHRRTRAVFDVAIKVHRNIQERDLEVGRSIGIRILRWLDRMKPSAQIQPKPPRNGNASTSVKRHLTDSSHQSTPSNFQRNGVRSGAPDSDRHLFTSSRNVWPKSFQSVAMMMRRTKPAGVNTQYRHLSIYGLQALKVNYGGLGSGGVVRSDIMQWMLQN, from the exons ATGGTGCTATGGGAGATGACACTGGCGACAGCTTATTTTCTGGGCCTCAGGAGAACTTACCGATTGGCTCTCAAGATCCAGCGCAGGCTAATCAGCCCCAATTATCCCAGGATCCGCCAATTCGCTCACAG GCGGACACGTGCTGTGTTTGATGTTGCGATCAAGGTTCATCGTAATATACAGGAGAGAGACCTTGAAGTAGGAAGGAGTATTGGGATCAGGATACTAAGATGGCTTGACAGGATGAAGCCATCTGCTCAGATTCAACCAAAGCCTCCCCGGAATGGTAATGCAAGCACAAGTGTGAAGAGGCATTTAACTGATTCAAGCCACCAGTCAACTCCCTCAAACTTCCAAAGAAATGGTGTACGAAGTGGGGCTCCTGATTCTGACAGACATTTATTTACCTCATCAAGGAATGTCTGGCCTAAATCATTCCAAAGCGTTGCTATGATGATGCGACGGACCAAGCCAGCTGGAGTTAATACTCAGTACCGACATTTAAGCATCTATGGTCTGCAGGCTCTTAAGGTTAACTATGGAGGACTTGGTTCAGGTGGAGTCGTTCGAAGCGACATAATGCAGTGGATGTTACAAAACTAG
- the LOC113779129 gene encoding dolichol-phosphate mannose synthase subunit 2-like gives MDLADKAVGLLLSVISLSVFTYYTFWVIILPFVDTDNFVHKYFLPQEYAILIPVFALAALLCFLCMFVGYVMLKSKKKKA, from the exons ATGGATTTAGCAGACAAGGCCGTGGGGCTGCTGTTATCGGTAATCAGCTTGTCAGTTTTCACTTACTATACATTCTGGGTGATCATACTG CCGTTCGTTGATACTGATAATTTTGTGCACAAGTACTTTTTGCCTCAAGAATATGCCATTCTGATTCCGGTGTTTGCTCTTGCGGCGCTGCTTTGCTTCCTCTGCATGTTTGTTGGATATgtgatgctcaaatccaaaaAGAAGAAGGCATAA
- the LOC113779587 gene encoding binding partner of ACD11 1-like, translating into MSDLSQQIAMSIRTVKVSNVSLGASERDLKEFFSFSGDIEYVEMRSDTERSQIAYVTFKDLQGAETAVLLSGATIVDMSVTITPEPDYQLPPAACAPPITERKTAGGAESAFRKAEDVVSGMLAKGFVLGKDAVNKAKTFDEKHQLTSTASAKVTNFDKKIGLTEKIGIGTSIVNDKVREVDQKLQVSEKAKSAFAAAEQTVSNAGSAIMKNRYVFQGVSWASGAFSRVAKAAGEVGQKTKEKVGMAEEEQRRKMVDDFAQVHLSESPKASESSEHQPSKPPPAQGLIL; encoded by the exons ATGTCTGATCTCTCTCAGCAGATTGCGATGTCG ATAAGAACTGTTAAAGTCAGCAATGTCTCCTTGGGAGCATCTGAGCGGGACCTCAAggagttcttttctttttctggtgaTATTGAATATGTTGAGATGCGGAG TGATACCGAGAGGTCTCAAATTGCATATGTTACTTTCAAAGACTTACAGGGAGCTGAAACTGCTGTTCTTCTTTCG GGTGCAACAATAGTCGATATGTCTGTCACCATAACTCCAGAGCCAGATTATCAGCTTCCTCCTGCCGCTTGTGCACCACCCATT ACGGAAAGGAAAACTGCGGGTGGTGCAGAATCTGCTTTTAGGAAAGCAGAGGATGTGGTTAGCGGCATGCTGGCAAAGGGCTTTGTGTTAGGTAAAGATGCTGTCAACAAAGCCAAGACCTTTGATGAGAAGCACCAGCTGACTTCCACTGCAAGTGCCAAAGTTACTAACTTTGACAAGAAAATTGGGCTGACTGAGAAGATAGGCATCGGTACTTCAATTGTGAATGACAAAGTTCGGGAAGTGGATCAGAAACTCCAGGTTTCAGAGAAGGCAAAATCAGCTTTTGCTGCAGCTGAGCAAACTGTTAGCAATGCTGGTTCTGCCATAATGAAGAACCGATACGTTTTTCAAGGAGTTTCATGGGCAAGTGGTGCTTTTAGCAGAGTTGCTAAGGCAGCAGGGGAAGTAGGCcaaaagacaaaagagaaagtgGGAATGGCTGAAGAAGAACAGCGAAGGAAAATGGTAGATGACTTTGCTCAAGTTCACTTATCCGAGTCTCCTAAAGCCTCTGAATCAAGCGAGCATCAGCCTTCTAAGCCCCCACCTGCACAGGGTTTGATCCTCTGA
- the LOC113779831 gene encoding uncharacterized protein LOC113779831: MHRQSLGSPAAKLHANGVVIVKDTSSSSSPSSSSPEQQQKKKKKLGVLISNDDEDEKQNKKPHHKTTPSGHPEKLVHLIPLLTLLCIFILYLNSHDPSQNDLTQFNELKTLSNPLDSTNIEQIHGALEIGKSEALGIGSMRNLQGVDREGGNSKNRLNRKIGDF, from the exons ATGCACAGGCAGTCACTGGGGTCACCAGCAGCAAAGCTCCATGCCAATGGAGTAGTCATCGTCAAAGAtacttcctcctcctcctcgcCTTCTTCCTCATCACCGGAACAGcaacagaagaagaagaagaagctagGAGTACTAATCTCcaatgatgatgaagatgaaaagCAGAACAAGAAACCCCACCACAAGACGACACCGTCTGGACACCCTGAAAAGCTCGTTCATCTCATTCCCCTCCTCACTCTCCTCTGTATCTTCATCCTCTACCTCAACTCCCATGACCCTTCACAAAATG ATTTAACTCAGTTCAATGAGCTCAAGACTTTGTCCAATCCTCTAG aTTCAACAAATATTGAGCAAATTCATGGAGCATTGGAGATTGGAAAGAGCGAAGCTTTGGGGATTGGAAGCATGAGGAATCTGCAGGGAGTGGATAGAGAAGGAGGGAATTCAAAAAATCGGCTAAACAGAAAAATCGGCGATTTTTAG